In Roseisolibacter agri, a genomic segment contains:
- a CDS encoding NCS1 family nucleobase:cation symporter-1, which yields MTAPPTGARAPTAHGAYTPDVRQDFVTVEEDLSDSPLWNHDLAPTPLSRRTWSTYNIAALWIGMSVVVTTYTLASGLMTQGMTWWQAMLTILLGNVIVLVPMILNAHAGTKYGISFPVLCRAAFGVRGANVPAVLRAIVACGWFGIQTWIGALALDTLARAAWRGWATLPGATWYAFAVFWGIQVAIILRGTEGIKVLESWSAPLLLAGGALLLWWGVRNGGGLANVLAQSPRLQGAPAGRATFWALFPAALTANVGYWATLSLNIPDFTRYARSQRSQALGQALGLPTTMTAFAFIGVAVTSATIAIFGEPIWDPVVLVTRIGSPGVIVFAALVVVAAQLTTNMAANVVSPSNDFSNLSPRRISYVTGGLITAVLGIAMMPWKLYADAAAYIFTWLLGYSSLMGALGGILIADYWIVRRQRLSLPDLFREQGAYTYRGGVNGRAMVALVLAILPVVPGFVRAVSTPGGVVANPGFLDHLYAYAWFVTFGLSFVLYLALMRGRTLAESSSRA from the coding sequence ATGACCGCGCCGCCGACGGGCGCCCGCGCGCCCACCGCGCACGGCGCCTACACGCCCGACGTGCGGCAGGACTTCGTCACGGTCGAGGAGGACCTGAGCGACAGCCCGCTCTGGAACCACGACCTGGCGCCGACGCCGCTGTCGCGCCGCACCTGGTCGACGTACAACATCGCGGCGCTCTGGATCGGGATGAGCGTGGTCGTCACGACCTACACGCTCGCCTCGGGGCTGATGACGCAGGGCATGACCTGGTGGCAGGCCATGCTCACCATCCTGCTCGGGAACGTCATCGTGCTCGTGCCGATGATCCTCAACGCGCACGCGGGCACGAAGTACGGGATCTCCTTCCCGGTGCTCTGCCGCGCGGCGTTCGGCGTGCGCGGCGCCAACGTGCCGGCGGTGCTGCGCGCGATCGTCGCCTGCGGGTGGTTCGGCATCCAGACGTGGATCGGCGCGCTGGCGCTCGACACGCTGGCTCGCGCCGCGTGGCGCGGGTGGGCGACGCTTCCCGGCGCGACGTGGTACGCGTTCGCGGTGTTCTGGGGGATCCAGGTGGCGATCATCCTCCGCGGCACCGAGGGGATCAAGGTGCTGGAGAGCTGGTCGGCGCCGCTGCTGCTGGCGGGCGGCGCGCTGCTGCTCTGGTGGGGCGTGCGCAACGGCGGCGGGCTGGCGAACGTGCTCGCGCAGTCGCCGCGGCTGCAGGGCGCGCCGGCCGGCCGCGCGACCTTCTGGGCGCTCTTCCCGGCGGCGCTGACGGCCAACGTCGGCTACTGGGCGACGCTGAGCCTGAACATCCCCGACTTCACGCGCTACGCCCGCAGCCAGCGCTCGCAGGCGCTCGGCCAGGCGCTGGGACTGCCGACGACGATGACGGCGTTCGCGTTCATCGGGGTCGCCGTCACCAGCGCGACGATCGCGATCTTCGGGGAGCCGATCTGGGATCCGGTCGTGCTGGTGACGCGCATCGGCAGCCCGGGGGTGATCGTCTTCGCGGCGCTGGTGGTGGTGGCCGCGCAGCTGACCACCAACATGGCGGCCAACGTCGTCTCGCCATCCAACGACTTCTCGAACCTGAGCCCGCGGCGCATCAGCTACGTCACGGGCGGGCTGATCACCGCGGTCCTCGGCATCGCGATGATGCCCTGGAAGCTCTACGCCGACGCCGCGGCCTACATCTTCACCTGGCTCCTCGGCTACTCGAGCCTCATGGGCGCGCTCGGCGGCATCCTGATCGCCGACTACTGGATCGTGCGCCGCCAGCGGCTGTCGCTCCCCGACCTGTTCCGCGAGCAGGGCGCGTACACCTACCGCGGCGGCGTGAACGGGCGCGCGATGGTCGCGCTGGTGCTCGCGATCCTGCCCGTGGTGCCGGGCTTCGTCCGCGCCGTCTCGACGCCGGGCGGCGTGGTCGCGAACCCGGGCTTCCTCGATCACCTGTACGCGTACGCGTGGTTCGTGACGTTCGGCCTGAGCTTCGTGCTGTACCTGGCGCTGATGCGCGGGCGGACGCTCGCGGAGTCGTCATCGCGCGCGTAG
- a CDS encoding nitrilase-related carbon-nitrogen hydrolase, with protein sequence MPEIVKCGLIQATNACSTDAPIARIREANVEKHVALIERAGAEGVQILCMQEIFTGPYFCAEQNPRWYEAVERIPDGPTTRLMQDLARKHRMVIVVPLYEEEATGVYYNTAAVIDADGTYLGKYRKNHIPQCNPGFWEKFYFRPGNLGYPVFQTRYAKVGVYICYDRHFPEGARELGLNGAEIVFNPSATVAGLSEYLWKLEQPAHAVANAFFVGAINRVGTEAPWNIGEFYGQSYFCDPRGRIVAQASRDRDELVTAELDLDQIREVRNVWQFYRDRRPETYGGLCKL encoded by the coding sequence ATGCCGGAAATCGTCAAGTGCGGCCTGATCCAGGCCACCAACGCCTGCAGCACCGACGCGCCCATCGCGCGCATCCGCGAGGCCAACGTCGAGAAGCACGTCGCGCTCATCGAGCGGGCGGGCGCCGAGGGCGTGCAGATCCTCTGCATGCAGGAGATCTTCACCGGCCCCTATTTCTGCGCCGAGCAGAACCCGCGCTGGTACGAGGCCGTCGAGCGCATCCCGGACGGGCCGACCACGCGGCTGATGCAGGACCTCGCGCGGAAGCACCGGATGGTGATCGTGGTGCCGCTGTACGAGGAGGAGGCGACCGGCGTGTACTACAACACGGCCGCCGTCATCGACGCCGACGGGACGTACCTGGGCAAATACCGGAAGAACCACATCCCGCAGTGCAATCCGGGCTTCTGGGAGAAGTTCTACTTCCGTCCCGGGAACCTCGGCTATCCGGTGTTCCAGACGCGCTACGCGAAGGTCGGCGTCTACATCTGCTACGACCGCCACTTCCCCGAGGGCGCGCGCGAACTGGGGCTGAACGGCGCGGAGATCGTCTTCAACCCGTCGGCGACGGTCGCGGGGCTGTCGGAGTACCTGTGGAAGCTGGAGCAGCCCGCGCACGCGGTGGCGAACGCCTTCTTCGTCGGCGCGATCAACCGCGTGGGCACCGAGGCGCCATGGAACATCGGCGAGTTCTACGGGCAGAGCTACTTCTGCGACCCGCGCGGGCGCATCGTGGCCCAGGCGTCGCGCGACCGCGACGAGCTGGTGACGGCGGAGCTCGACCTCGACCAGATCCGCGAGGTGCGCAACGTCTGGCAGTTCTACCGCGACCGGCGCCCCGAGACCTACGGCGGGCTCTGCAAGCTCTAG
- the hydA gene encoding dihydropyrimidinase — MRFDKVIAGGTVVTPGGTFVGDVGIIGEKIAALGTELDDEGADFIPATGHLVLPGVLDVHVHLELPFCGTVSADDYRTGTRAGARGGVTTVIDFAIPSAGGTLAQAADTWMRKAEGKSLIDYTFHICITRWQEQKDQIADMVARGFTTFKEFMIYESEGWQSDDRALFGTLEQMREHGAMLLVHAESARVLDELIARHHTPEEMQRWGAQLHRITRPNFIEAEAIERAVRWCEVTGGQLYIVHMSTAEGTDIVRAAQARGVPVLAETCVQYLVLDDSVFERPDGHLFACCPQLKGRNDIDRLWEGLRRGEVSVVSTDTCTFTREQKAMWNGDWTKIPMGMPGLETLLPLTYTQGVLGGRLSLEEMVRKLSTNPARIMGLAPRKGAIQVGADADVAIIHPTSTRRVDPAEMETNADWSPYEGMELAGFARTTLSRGEVIVDDYRVVGREGRGQWLPRTSAGLAPRSDAAPVAAPRDASPSPFRDHRVEIHLG, encoded by the coding sequence ATGCGCTTCGACAAGGTCATCGCGGGCGGCACGGTGGTCACCCCCGGCGGGACGTTCGTCGGGGACGTCGGCATCATCGGCGAGAAGATCGCCGCCCTCGGCACGGAGCTGGACGACGAGGGCGCCGACTTCATCCCCGCGACGGGACATCTCGTCCTCCCGGGCGTGCTCGACGTGCACGTCCATCTCGAGCTGCCCTTCTGCGGCACCGTCTCCGCCGACGACTACCGCACCGGCACCCGTGCCGGCGCGCGCGGCGGCGTGACGACCGTGATCGACTTCGCGATTCCATCGGCGGGCGGCACGCTCGCCCAGGCGGCCGACACGTGGATGAGGAAGGCGGAGGGGAAGTCGCTCATCGACTACACCTTCCACATCTGCATCACGCGCTGGCAGGAGCAGAAGGACCAGATCGCGGACATGGTGGCGCGCGGCTTCACCACGTTCAAGGAGTTCATGATCTACGAGTCGGAGGGGTGGCAGTCGGACGACCGCGCCCTCTTCGGCACGCTGGAGCAGATGCGCGAGCACGGCGCGATGCTGCTGGTGCACGCGGAGTCGGCGCGCGTCCTGGACGAGCTGATCGCGCGCCACCACACGCCCGAGGAGATGCAGCGCTGGGGCGCGCAGCTGCACCGCATCACCCGCCCGAACTTCATCGAGGCCGAGGCGATCGAGCGCGCGGTGCGCTGGTGCGAGGTCACCGGCGGTCAGCTCTACATCGTCCACATGTCGACGGCCGAGGGGACGGACATCGTGCGCGCGGCGCAGGCGCGCGGCGTCCCCGTGCTGGCCGAGACGTGCGTGCAGTACCTCGTGCTCGACGACTCGGTGTTCGAGCGGCCGGACGGGCACCTGTTCGCCTGCTGCCCCCAGCTCAAGGGCCGGAATGACATTGATAGGCTGTGGGAGGGACTCCGCCGCGGCGAGGTCTCCGTCGTCTCCACGGACACGTGCACCTTCACGCGCGAGCAGAAGGCGATGTGGAACGGCGACTGGACCAAGATCCCGATGGGGATGCCCGGCCTCGAGACGCTGCTCCCGCTCACCTACACGCAGGGCGTGCTCGGCGGCCGGCTCTCGCTCGAGGAGATGGTGCGGAAGCTGAGCACGAACCCCGCGCGCATCATGGGGCTCGCGCCGCGGAAGGGCGCCATCCAGGTCGGCGCCGACGCCGACGTCGCGATCATCCACCCGACCTCCACGCGCCGCGTCGATCCGGCCGAGATGGAGACGAACGCCGACTGGTCGCCGTACGAGGGGATGGAGCTGGCCGGCTTCGCGCGCACGACGCTGTCGCGCGGCGAGGTGATCGTCGACGACTACCGGGTCGTGGGGCGCGAGGGGCGCGGGCAGTGGCTGCCGCGCACGAGCGCCGGGCTCGCACCCAGGTCGGACGCAGCGCCGGTCGCCGCGCCGCGCGACGCGTCGCCCTCGCCGTTCCGCGACCACCGCGTCGAGATCCACCTCGGATGA
- a CDS encoding aspartate aminotransferase family protein produces the protein MTAIAPERTLDAPPRHQLPPTDHVPRPYTGPSRDEILAMRKQFANPAVFTLYREPLLIVEGHMQYLYDETGRRYLDLFAGIVTVSVGHCHPTVVKRVQEQVATLQHATTIYLHPSFPLLAKKLAAKMPPGLDVTYFVNSGSEANDLAITMARLHTGHRDVIALRNAYHGGSPSAQGLTSHHTWKFPAGGDGHVHHVVNPDPYRSPFSGTPEEIATKSAREIREIVRYSTPGKIAAFIAEPIQGVGGATHGAPNYLREAYAITREHGGLCIADEVQTGFGRTGEHFWGFQNFGVVPDFVTMAKGIGNGAPLAAVTTRSDIAQALTQRIHFNTYGGNPVSMAAGLAVLDVIEQEGIQENARVVGGRLKAGLQRLQQSHALIGDVRGMGLMLGVELVRDRATKEPAQQQTLDVLEAMRESGALIGKGGLDGNVLRIKPPMCITAADVDFALDALDHALTLAARA, from the coding sequence ATGACCGCGATCGCCCCCGAACGCACGCTCGACGCCCCGCCGCGCCACCAGCTCCCGCCCACCGATCACGTCCCGCGCCCGTACACCGGGCCGTCGCGCGACGAGATCCTCGCGATGCGGAAGCAGTTCGCCAACCCCGCGGTGTTCACGCTCTACCGCGAGCCGCTGCTCATCGTCGAGGGGCACATGCAGTACCTCTACGACGAGACCGGGCGCCGCTACCTCGACCTGTTCGCGGGGATCGTCACCGTCTCGGTGGGGCACTGCCACCCGACGGTCGTGAAGCGCGTGCAGGAGCAGGTCGCGACGCTGCAGCACGCGACGACCATCTACCTGCATCCGAGCTTCCCGCTGCTGGCGAAGAAGCTCGCGGCGAAGATGCCGCCCGGCCTCGACGTCACCTACTTCGTCAACAGCGGCAGCGAGGCCAACGACCTCGCGATCACGATGGCGCGGCTGCACACGGGCCACCGCGACGTGATCGCGCTCCGCAACGCCTACCACGGCGGCTCCCCGAGCGCGCAGGGGCTCACCTCGCACCACACCTGGAAGTTCCCCGCGGGCGGCGACGGGCACGTGCACCACGTCGTGAACCCCGACCCGTACCGCAGCCCGTTCAGCGGCACGCCCGAGGAGATCGCCACCAAGAGCGCGCGCGAGATCCGCGAGATCGTCCGCTACTCCACCCCCGGGAAGATCGCCGCGTTCATCGCGGAGCCCATCCAGGGAGTCGGCGGCGCGACGCACGGTGCCCCCAACTATCTGCGCGAGGCGTACGCGATCACCCGCGAGCACGGCGGGCTGTGCATCGCCGACGAGGTGCAGACCGGCTTCGGGCGCACGGGCGAGCACTTCTGGGGCTTCCAGAACTTCGGCGTCGTCCCCGACTTCGTCACGATGGCCAAGGGGATCGGCAACGGCGCGCCGCTGGCCGCCGTCACCACGCGCAGCGACATCGCGCAGGCGCTCACGCAGCGGATCCACTTCAACACCTACGGCGGCAATCCCGTCTCGATGGCGGCCGGCCTCGCGGTCCTCGACGTCATCGAGCAGGAGGGGATCCAGGAGAACGCGCGCGTCGTCGGCGGGCGGCTCAAGGCGGGGCTGCAGCGGCTGCAGCAGTCCCACGCCCTCATCGGCGACGTCCGCGGCATGGGCCTCATGCTCGGCGTCGAGCTCGTGAGAGATCGTGCGACCAAGGAGCCCGCGCAGCAGCAGACGCTCGACGTGCTGGAGGCGATGCGCGAGTCGGGCGCGCTGATCGGGAAGGGCGGCCTCGATGGCAACGTCCTCCGCATCAAGCCGCCCATGTGCATCACCGCCGCCGACGTCGACTTCGCGCTCGACGCGCTCGACCACGCGCTGACGCTCGCCGCGCGCGCGTAG